In the Marispirochaeta aestuarii genome, AGTTGTATTCATCAACATCAGCAGCAACCGCCAACTCCATCTCATTAACTTTCGAGTTGTACACATCACCGGTACCATTGTCACCAGCGGCCCAACCGAAATCGGTGTCCCAAGAGAAGCTGAAGTCCGCCGCAAATGCGGTAGAGGCAACAGCCAGAGCTACAAAAAGGACTAGTAACTTCTTCATAATTGTCCTTCCTCCATCGTTTTTAGGGGCACCATGCAACACGGCATAGCGTTGTCCCCTTTTTATTATTTATTGACGTCAGTATAGCAACCGGTATATGGGCTGTCAAGAAAAAATAGAAAATAGGGGCAATAGCGCGGCGTAAAAAAAGTTACATAAATGTTTCAATAATAACTATTTATTTCCCGGCCTTTCTTCCGTTTGTTACCCTTTTTCAGCCGGTAAACTGATTTAACACAAAATTAATTCGGCCGGTGGCTTAATATATTGGACATAAAAAAGATAATGGATTAATAAATTCCGCCTATTTTTCTTTGTCAGGATAATTGCGTAAAAAAGGACCCTGCTATACATTAGTAATTCTGATGACGGACGGCGAACTGGAAAATAAAATAAAAGGAGACTGGTCGCTTTTTTTTTCCGAGGCAAAGGACCTGTACACCATGCAGGACTTTTTCGCCTTCCCCGCAGCCTTTCTTAAGGAACGTCTGGAAGAGCTCCAAAACTGTGTCGATCTCGGGATCGTCGAATACAAACGATCCTTTTTATCCCGGAGCTTCGAGCTTATAGAATCCCTCAAATACGACGCCCGGGGTTTCGATAAAATCGGGCAATGGGCCGATCGGCTTCAGTATGGGCTCTATCTTTCCATGATCCAGCACCTCATGTGCAGGGGATCCATCCGGATCCGCAGGGCTAAACACGAACCGCCTGAGCAGGAGAAAGAGAACGCCAGGGCTTCGGCAACGGACCTTAAAACCGTCATTGCAGATGTGTCGGAACGCCTGAAAAACAAGCCTGAGCTTCAGAAAAATCCCCATATAAAACAGATCCTCATGCAGATCAGCATCTATAAAAAGGAACTCGCCGAAACCAGGCGCCTTGCCGCAAGCATGCCCCGGGAAAAAGCCGCAGGACTGGCGGCCAATTTTAAAAAACGGGTGGAAGAAATTACCCGGAGCGCTTCGGAAAACCACCGGAAGCTCCTGGATGAGCTGGAACCCAAACCCGCAGCCCCGCTAAAGGGCCTTCCGTCCTACGACCTCGCTCCGCTTGCACCCCTCTATCTGTCCCAGGCCAAAGCCTTCTCCACCCTGGCAAGCAGGTTCTCCTTTGTAGAAGAACAGCGTTCCGGTGCCCGGGATGTACTTATTCCCATTTTAGGTCAGCGGGAGACCTGGTTCCGACTCATGGAGCGTGAGGTCAAGGCCTACAACCTGCTCGAACCCTTTGAAGGAGGAGAACGCAGGGCCGCCATGGAGTTCACCCGGGAAATAGTACGTATACTGGACCGGGAAGCAGAAGAAGCGTTCAGGTAAAATTTCCCGAGAAATACCCTTGAACCACAGAGACACCGGGCTCATGGAGATTTCTTCTTAATAGCCAGAAAAAGAAGCGGTAGCCAGACCTCAGCGGCTCCGTGGCTTTCCCCATCATCCCCATCGGTGTTCCCCCTTCTTCTCTTCGATCCCCTAATCAACAAGCATTTCCTGCAGTACGGATTTAATCTTCTCGATCTCCTTTTTCCTGACTATACCAAGCTTCCTTATTAAACGTGACTGGTCCACAGTTCGCAACTGATCAAGTACTACCCAGCCGTTCTTTCCTTGGAAATGCACTGAAACTCTGGTGGGGTAGCTATGAGATTTTGTAGTCATAGGTGCAATAATAACTGTCTTGATCGAGGAATTCATTTCGTTTGGAGAAACAACCAGGCATGGCCTCGTTTTCTGAATTTCATGCCCGATGGTGGGATCAAGATTAACAAGAAAAACCTCATATTGGCGTATTACCATTCCCATTCAAAGGATTCCTGATCAAGTATTTCTGGAAACATCAGAGCATCATCTCCATTCTTATGCATCTCTGTAAAAGCCTCTTCCCAGCCCTCCCGTGGTCTGGTTTTAACAGGTTTGATCAGAATCTCCTTATCCCGGACTTCCAGTTCAACCTTTTCATCAATCTCAAGCTGCTTAAGGATACCCTTGGGGATTCTTATGCCTTTTGAATTACCAATGGGAATTACCGATATTATCATGCCGTCCCTCACTATCTGTAATTATATAGTAATTACTTTCAAAAGGCAATGATTCAATATTCGCATATCTGATAATAAAACTTTTCTTATTCCTCCTGCAGGCATCGGGTGAAATTCTTCCTCACAAAGCTCACAAAGAATGCTGCAGGCTCACAGAATCTTCAAATTCCCAGGCAGAAAACCAGCCAGTTTTTCTCTCCTATTACTCTGCATAATCTACACGATGTATCTATTTCTATTCCGGTTTTCTCAATGATCTTCTTGCCCCTTTGCGATCTATCCTTCCCATCCTCCCCATCTTTGTTCCCTGTTTCCGTTTCTCCCTCCTCTTCCTCTGCGTACTCTGCGCGGTTCCTACCCCGACTGTCACTGCGTTCCGCCGTAATAACGCTGCCCCTTTCTACTCCCTCAATGTTCTCCGCAACTCCGTGGCAACCTCTTCTCTTCTCACCGCCACTCTTCCGGCAGCTCATTCAGCGCATCCTTTACCCCCTGACTGTCTCCCTTACGGCAGACAAGGGCCCGGCCGTTGCGTATTACCACAATCAGGTCCCGAACCCCCACAAGGGATACAGGAAGATCGGACAGCACAAAACAGCCTTCAGAAGAGACCTCCCCCCGGGCGGGAACGCTTTCAGGGAATACCCGGGAATATTCATCCCAGCTGCCGATGTCGTTCCAGCTGAAGGAGGCCGGGAGCACCGCGGCGCGGTCTGTCTTTTCCATTACCGCGTAGTCTATGGAGATGGAAGGAGCGCTTGTGTAGATTCTCGCGACCTCCGGAGAATCGAGGATGACGGAAACCCCTGAGGCGGACGTTTTCACAGAGACGGAGAGAAGACTCGTATACAGACGATGCACTTCCGGGGCATGCTGTTCAAGTTCCGCTACAAATGCCCCAAGGCTGAAAAGGAACATACCGGAGTTCCAGGTAAAATTCCCGGCCTCAAGAAACTGCTGCGCTGTGGCGGAATCCGGTTTTTCCCGGAAGCGACGGACTTTCCGTATTTTCTGCCTTTTCCCCATCTCTCCGGAGATCGGTTCACCCGCTTCTATATAACCGTATCCCGTTTCAGGCCGTGTGGGGGCTATGCCGAAGGTGACGATACTCCCCGCGGAGGCTGCATCTGCTGCAGAAGCAATATCCGAAGCAAATCGTTCCACCGGCTCAATCAAATGGTCAGCCGGAAGCACCAGGACAGCCTCGTTTTCACCGCCAAGCTGCTCCAGAGCTGCAGCACCTGCGGCTATGGCCGGTGCTGTGTTTCTGGCCGCCGGTTCCGGCAGCACAATGAGCTCCGGAAGCCCCCCCTGTTCCTCTCCTGCCCAGGTTGCCAGCTCCTCCGCAGCCTGTTCCGCCTGGGACGCCAGGGTGACGATCATGATCCGTTCGGGACGAAGGGCGGCAGCCCGTTGCAGGGTAAGGTTCAAAAGACTCCTGCCATCCCGGACGGCCATGTACTGCTTCGGAACTTCCTTCGTGGATGCAGGCCAGAGCCTCGTACCGGAACCTCCGGCAAGGATCATTACATTCGGAACGATGCTTTCCTTTTTCATAACGGATTTATAGTAGCCCAGAGCAGTTCCCTCCGCAAGAGAGGTAAATTTCTCTTAAGTTACTTAAGTTTTTGTTAAGTCCCCTCGTTGACCATCTCCCTTTACAGGTTTATTATGATCGGTGCAATCAACACATTTTCGGGAGGTGCCGCAAATGGCCGCCAAGGGATTTACCCTCTCCATATACCCATGGGTCTATGTCGCTCAATCAGAGAACTCCGGCTGGAAGGAGGAGTTTCAGGAAAAACCTCACAAAACTCCTGCACAGGAGGCGGCCATGGGCGAAGCGGAGCTCAATGAGCTGCTTGCACGGCGCAACTCCTTTGCCGATCTCCCGCTGGTCAACTATACAACCCAGTACGGTATGGGCTGTTTCGAGGGACTCAAGGCCTTTCCCCAGAAGGACGGCAGTCTCAAGCTCTTCCGGCCCGACCGGAACGCCAGACGCTTCCGCAGCTCCATGGAGGGGCTCAAGATGCCCAGCTACCCGGAGGAGACCTTTGTAAAGGCGGTCCGCGAGACGGTCCGGCGCAACAGGGATATCGGTTTTGCCCCGGATTATGATCCCGCCTGGGAGGCCGGGGATTTTGCCGAAGGTCATGCGGTATACGTACGCCCCTTCAGCTACTCGGAACCCGCCATCGGTCTTGGCCTGAGCGTCAGCCCCTGGGTTGTAATAATCACCACACCCGTGGGTGCCTACTTCCGCCCCGGCAACAGCAAGGCGGTAACCACCGACAAGGTACGGGCCTTTCCCGGGGGTACGGGCTGGATAAAATGTGATGCCAACTACGTGGTGCCGATTCTTGCAAAGAAAGAGGCGGAAGCCCAGGGCTACATGGAAGCCATATTCCTGGACGCTGAACACAAGGAGTACGTTGAAGAGGGCTCTTCCTGCAATATCTTCTTCGTACTAAAGAACGGAACCCTGGTTACCCCCGACCTGAGCGATACAATCCTGCCGGGCATTACCCGGGCAAGCGTCATTCAGCTGGCGAAGGACCTGGGAGTCAACGTGGAAGAACGGAGAATCTCCATCCACGAGGTCATGGATTCAGCCGTCGAGGCCTTCGTAACCGGTACGGCCGCCGGAATCAGCTACTTCGAATCCATCACCCACAAGGGACAGACCAAAGTATTCAACGGCGGAAAGATCGGCGATACCACCCGGGAACTCCAGGTGGACCTCAAGGGGATTCAGTACGGATCCCGGGAAGACCGCCACGGCTGGATGGTCCAGGTTTAGCCTGGACTTCAGGGCATAAGAAGAGCCTTCAGCGCATAGAAAGAGTCTCAAGGTCCAGAGGTATATCCCGATAGATCTGCAGATCGTAGTTCTCCACAGGGTAGAGCATGGCCCGCTGGTTCAGGTAGCCCAGATTGACGGCGCTGCCCCGCTCCATGGTCTCCTGGTCCCGCCCCAGAAGATCGAACATCTCCATGGAGTCGGTAAAGTGGACCAGTGCCCGGGAGAACTTCTCCCTGTCTCCGGTGGCCAGGGAGAGACGCTGCAGGGTGACCCCGAGATTATTATTGACCCGAATAAGGCGTTCAATCAGGGCCCGGTCCTCCTCCCGTTCATCGGGCAGCAGGACGCTCAGTTCCCGGCGCTGCTGTTCCAGCCTGTCCAGAAGATGGGTGTAATAGCCCTGGGCGGCGAAAAAATCGGATCGCATAAAGAGGGCGTTTCCGGTGGCAAAGAGCAGGTTTTCATTCAGCGAGAACAGGTCAGCCGCCAGATGAAACTCCGCAAGGGAATCCCGATAATCTTCCCGGTTATAGTGAATATACCCCTTCTTGTAATGCATCTCCGGACTCTTGTATCCGTTCTCCTGGGCGGCGCTGAACATATCGAAGGCTGAATCGAACTCCGCGGCTATGTAGTAGTACAGGTTGCCCAGGTTGCGATAGATTCGGCCGAACATGCTCTCGGGCTCCAGGATTCTCCGTTCCAGGGCATCCTCGTACTGGTCTCTGGCCTTCAGGAAGTACTCCTCCGCCGTCAGATACTGCCCGTCCTCGTAATCCGCCTCACCCTGACGGTCATAGGTATCCGTCAGCAGTTTCAGCCTGGTTTTACCCAGCGGCCGGACCTCTTCGAAGTAGTACTCCGCAAAATCCAGGGCCTTACGTTCCTCCACCGGCTCTTCCACCCGCCGGAAATAGCGGGCCAGGTGATAATGTGTCTCCGGCAGGGTTCTGTCCGCATCCATGGCACGCTGAAGAATCGGACGCACATCTCCGATATCATTCTTGTCCAGGAGGTATCCCCCCAGCTCCGCATAGGCATCGGGCTCCACTTCCAGACGGGAATTCGCCTGAAACTGCTCCTTGAGCCGGGTTACTTCAGTATAATTATCGGTGCGAATAAAATAGCGGAGCATGCGAAACAGCAGCTCGTACTTGGCCCCGTACTGCTGAATCAGTGTTGCGTAGGAGCGTCGGGCCTCCTCGTAGCGCTCGTAATCGTACTCTCCCCAGTCAAGATAGTTGTCCCCCGCGGCAAGCAGCGCTTCGTAGTCATACTTGTCCTGATTCAGAAGGACCGCCAGCAGCTTTTCAGCGTGCTCGAAGTTCTCAAGCTTGTCGGACTCCATATGGGCGTAATCGAGCAGGGCCTGGCGCTCCTTTCCGCGGATCCGCTTGATATCCGGCAGTTTTACAATCTGCCCTCCGGCCTCGTCTCCGAAACTGATATGACCCCTGAGGAGCTCTTCGTATTTATCCGCCGCCAGGCTGTACTGACGTTTATCCTGAAAACCTTCTGCGAAACGAAAATACTGATTTTTATAGCGCCACTCCTCCACGGCGTCGTCAAAAAAGAGGTTGGCCTCCCGGTAGGAGTCCTCTTCCAGGTGGCGATACCCGGCGTTGTAGAGAACAATGGCGTGAATCGGCCGGTAAACGAAGGTAAATCCCAGAAAAGCGATCATTCCCAGGAGCAGGGCACCCCCGGCAACCAGGCGGAGAATCGGCAGGATGTTCTGCCGGAAGGCATAGGCGAAGGTCCCCTTCTCCTCTTCGAACTCGGCGCCGCTCCGTTTTTCGTAACGGCTGGGAATACGGATCTTCTTTCCGGTTATGGAGCCTACTATTGCAGCAAGCTCTTTTGAGCTTTTCCCCTCCACCAGGGCCCGAACAAGCTTCTGCAGATGGGGGCCGCTCAGGTTCTGCTCCCCGATAAGCTCTTCGATTGCAATCTTCAGGTTGAGGGGCTGCTGATTGAGGGTCTCCTGCAGGCGCTGGAACTCATCTTCATCCAGATCGAGTTCCTCGTCTCCCGAGGGGAGTTCTTCACTCACCGCCAGTGCGGGATTCAGCTCCTCCTCGGTCAGGGTATCCAGGGGCTCCTCGATCTCGCCGAACTGCTCCCCCAGATCGCCCAGGCTGAACTCGTCTACCTCGAAATTGGCCTCGTCTATGTCTTCAATGTCTCCGGCGGTGGGAATCTCAAAGTCATCGCTGACAGCTTCGCCAGATCGCGCTGCGGGAGGAGCTTCGGGGGCTTCCGCCTCTTCGAAGGGAAAGCCCTCGGGCATGGAGAAATCCATCTCCCCGATATCATCGTCATCGAAGGAGAGCTCCTCCTCTTCGGGAATCTCCTCGGCCGTATCGGGAGGGCTGAAATCCTCAGCTTCAGCCGCCGGTTCCTCATCCTCCATGGAGAGGATATCCGCGGCCTCGGCAAACTCCTCAGGAATCTCGAACTCTTCGACCCCCTCAGGCTCCTCCTCCGGCGTCTCCTGTTCCTCCGGAAAAAATGCCTCTTCCTCCGGCAGGCTGAAATCTTCTTCCGAAAGGTCCAGGGACTCTTCAGCCAGCTCTTCCGCTTCCTCGGTTCCAGCCTCTTCCCCGGTAAAATCCATCCCCTCCGGAGAAAAGAGATCCTCCGACAGCTCATCGGGCAGGGAAAATCCCTCATCAAAGCTTTCCTCCCCCTCCGGGGATGGAGCTATATCGTCAGGAAGCGCAAAGCCTTCATCAGATGCTTCTTCCCCCGGCTCCTCCCCGGCGAGATCAAACTCGTCAGGCAGGGAGAACTCATCCTCTCCGGCGGAGGACTCTTCGCCGGTCTCCTCCTCAAAATCCAGTCCGGAGAGCAGGTCTTCGGGAATGGAAAAGTCATCTTCCTCTCCGGTATCCACCGGAGGCATCTGGTCTTCCCCGGTATCGATACCGAAGATATCCTCATCCTCGTCAGGGAGCTCCGGAGCAGTTTCCTCTTCGATTCCCCCGAAGGGCTCCTCTTCGGTTTCACTCTCCCCGGAAAGGTTGAGCAGGGCATCCAGGTCTTCGTCCAGTTCCGCCTCGGGGGCGGAAATATCCTCGAGACGTTCCCCGCGCTCGGCCAGAATGGAGGGTTCATGTCCGAGGGAGTTGAGTTCCGCTTTAAACTGTTCTATCTCTTCAAGCCTGGGCACAGATATTCCTTTCGATCTCTCCGATTTTCGGCAAATTATCCACTCTGTTCAAGTAAAGAATTTCCCCCATTGTATCCCAGATTAAGAGAATCCGCTATCAGGCCGAAAATCATGATGATGAACAGAGCAATCTCCCCATGGATACTCCTCGTCCTCTTCTGTGCCCTGAGCCCCCTGAACGCTCAAAACGGCTATGATCCCAACCTCGACGCGTATCTTCATTCACTGTCCGGAGCCGAGGCCCCGGGGGTCATATCGGAACACCTGGTATTGACCTATTCGTCCCGGAACCCGGTCCGCTATGTAGCCGCGGCCTTTGAACATGAAGATTTTACCAGGATGCATATCTACGAAAAAAACCAGAACGGTGTCTTTGTATTCGCCTATCCTCTCCAGTCCCTGCCCCGGGACCGGCAGGAGTTGAAATACAGGATTATCGTGGATGGTCTGTGGATGCGGGATCCGAGCAACCCAAAGCAGGTACCCGACAGCAGGGGCATTCCCATTTCCGTGAGCCCCGTTCCCCAGCGCCCGCCCCGCCGGGGTGAGACACCGGTATTTCATTCCGACGGTACGGTGGAATTCGTCTATCTGGGAAGCCCCGGACAGAAGGTCCGCCTGGCAGGGGATTTTAACCACTGGAGTCCTTTCAGCCATTCCCTGAAGGAGAGTTCACCGGGAGAATACAGGCTCAGGCTGAGGCTGTATAAGGGTTACCACCGCTATGTCTTCTACGTCAACGGGTCCCGGGCAACGGATATACGGAACCCCCGGATCGCCTACGACGTGCTGGGGAATCAGGTTTCCGCTGTGCGGGTCCCGAAATCCGACTCCCTTGACGCCAGTCTGGCGGAGAATTAACGAATGGACTTTTACACATCCCTGTCGGAGTATTATGACCTTCTCTTTCCTCCATCCCGGGAACAGAAGGAGTGGGCTCTGGACTGTGCCGGTACGGGACCGGTGCTGGACGCCGGCTGCGGTACGGGGGAACTGCTGCTGCATATTGTCCGCAAAGGCATTCCCGGATCAGGCTTCGACGCCGATGACGAGATGGTCCGAAAGGCGAAGGAGAAAGCCGCTGGAACAGAGGGCGTCGTCGACTTCCGAAAAGCCGGTCTAAGGGAAGCCGCCGAACTGTATACGCCCAGCTCCTTCAGTGCCCTGCTCTGCATGGGGAACACCATCGCCCATGTGCAGGACCCACAGGAGCTGAACAGGGTAATCTCCGGCTTCGCATCTTTACTGGCAGAGGGGGGCAGACTTGCGATACAGCTCCTCAATTACGACCGCATCCTCGCTGAGAGGCCGGAGGAACTGCCTCCCCTGAGAACGGAAACGGATGATCTGAAGCTCAGCTTTTTCCGGCGTTACCGCTACGAAAGGGAACATATTCTTTTTACAGGTACCCTGCGGGTGGAATTCAACCGGAACCCCGCAAAGAGCCTTGAAAAAAGCTTTGAAACTTCTCTTCTCCCTGTCGGCCGGGAAACTGTAACGGCGGCCTTTTTAAAAGCCGGATTGAAGAATATAAGCGTCTGGGAGGATTACGGCTCAACGCCGGCCTCGGAAGAATCGGCTGTCTACCTGTTTACCGGAAAACGATAATCCGGCTTAGGCCTCAGCTTTTCCCTCCAGGGCCTCCGCGGCCTTGTAGGAGGAGCGCACAAAGGGAGCGGATGCAACATGCCGGAAGCCCCGCTTTTCCGCCTCTTTTCGATAATCGTCAAATACTTCAGGTTTCACATACTCCGCCACCGGGTAGTGCTCTGATGACGGGGCGAGGTACTGACCGATCGTTAAAAAGTCGCATCCGGCACGGCGCAGATCATCGAAAAGTTCGAGAACCTCTTCCCGGGTCTCCCCCAGCCCCAGCATCAACCCCGTTTTTACCGCCATGGGTCTTCCGCAGTCCGCCGCCCGCTTAAGGAGTTCCAGGGATCTGCGGTAATCCGCCTGGGGACGCACCCTGGAGTAGAGCCGCGGCACGGTTTCCACGTTATGATTGATCACCTCCGGCCCGGCCTCGATTACCGTGGCCAGAGCATCGGGATCACCCTGAAAATCCGGGATCAGGACCTCGATGCTGGCTTCAGGCAGCCGGGTCCGAAGCTCCCGGATGACCGCCGCAAAGTGTCCCGCTCCGCCGTCGGGCAGATCGTCCCGGGTTACGGAGGTCACCACCACATGACGCAGTCCCAACTCCCGGGCGGCCCGGGCAAGCCTGACCGGCTCCTCGGCATCAACAGGCTCAGGCGTTCCAGGGCTGACATTGCAGAAACGGCAGTTCCGGGTGCAGACGGAGCCGAGGACCATGAAGGTCGCGGTACGGGAGGCGAAACACTCCATCCGGTTGGGACAATTCGCCTCGACGCAGACCGTGTTCAGATGCAGGCTTTTCAGAAGGGCCTTTACCCTGTTCAGGTCCCGCCCTCCCCGGACGGGGATTCTCAGCCAGTCCGGTTTTCGCTGATGAGTATGTTCAGATCGTCCCATGAAAACTCCTCTGTTTCGCTATAGCCGTAGGTATCCCGGAAGACTCCGGCATAGTCAAGACGGGCCCGCTCCATGTCGGATTCGCGCCCTGTAAGCATGCGGGTGGAGGTAACCCCTTTATCGGTAATCCCGCAGGGGATTATATAGCTGAAGGGTGTCAGATCGCAGTTTATATTCAGGGCGAAACCGTGCATGGTAACCCCGCGGCTGATGCTGATACCCAGGGCGGCGATTTTGGCATCCTTCACCCAGACCCCGACATGCTCCTCGCTCAGGCCCGCTTCTATACCGTGGTATTCTGCCAGGTAACGGATCACCGAGCTTTCCAGGCGTTCGACAAAGAGCCGGAGCTTCCGCTGGTGATGATACAGGTTGACGATTACATAGCCCACCAGCTGACCCGGGCCGTGATAGGTAATCTGGCCTCCCCGGTCGATCTCCGCGACATCGATTCCCTTCTGCGCCAGAATCTCCCTGGAAAGCAGCAGGTCCCCGTGGTCTCCCCGCTTGCCCAGGGTCACCACCGGAGGATGCTCCAGAAGAAGCAGGGTATCCGGAATCTCCTCCCCCTGACGAAGTTCCCTGAGCTTCTGCTGAATTGTCAGGGCCTCTCCGTAAGGAACCAGTGGTGCATGAATTATCCGCAGCTTCACCAATCTCTCCTTGTCGGTATCCGTACAATCCAATACTACTCCGGAGCAGAGCTGCGGCGCAAGTAGCGTTTTTGTATACAGATTCACTGGATATAGAGAAGAATTTTCTATATGCTTGAGGAAAAGCAGGAGCCAGACATGAACAAGGTACTGATTGTGGACGATTCCATGATCTCCCGGCAAATGTTAAGCAAATACCTCGCCCCCACGGGTTACACCATCGATACCGCCGCGTCCGGAGAAGAGGCCCTGGAAAAGATTCTTCCCGGCTCCTGCGATGTGGTCGTTCTTGATCTGCTGATGCCGGGAATCAGCGGGCTCGAGGTGCTGGAAAAGCTTTCCCTGAAAAAACTCACGCCGCCGGTCATAGTGCTGAGTGCGGATATTCAGGATTCCACCCGGGAAAAAGCCCTTTCCCTCGGAGCCAGCCGCTTCATGACCAAACCGCCCCGGCCGGAGGAACTGCAGAAGCTTGTACGGGAGCTTATGGAGTCAAAAGAATGACCTCCATCGGCAGACTGGAAAAACAGAATATCCAGACCCTGATAGACTCCGGTGTCCGGCAGGGGGCGGAAGTCCTGAACGCAATGCTCAACAGTCCCATCAAGCTCGAAGCCCCCGTTCTCTCGGTTGTTGGTATGGAGGAGCTAAAGGAGCAGCTTAAAGCTGAGTACAAAGGATCCCTGGCCGGGGTGCGTATGAGCTATGCCGGGGAACTGATCGGGGAGGTGGAGCTTATCTTCAACACCGCCGAAGCCGCCAGGCTGGCCTCGGCAATCACCCAGGACCTTGCTCCGGAAACCGACCTGGATGCGCTTCAGGCCGCAACCATCAGCGAAGTCGGGAACGTGGTTATCAATGCCATAATCGGGACCATGAGCAACAGCCTGGGGCTGCATTTGAACTTTTCGGTACCCCAGTACATGGAAGGCGAAATCGATTCTCTTCTCCGGCGCACGGAGGAGATCAGAAGCACCACGGCATTGCTGGTAAAAACCCGGTTTTTTATCAACAAGCTGGATATAAGCGGCCATATTCTGCTTTTTTTTACCCTGGGGGCCTTTGATCTTTTCAAATCCCGGCTGAAAGACTACAACACTGCCAGCCAGGGAACATCCTGAGCCATGGACTACTCGATATTCGATCGTATTCCCCTGGGGATCTGTCTTATGGACAGGGATTTCACCGTCAGGGGATGGAACATCTGTATGCAGGACTGGACCGGAATCACCCTGGAGGAGATCCGGGACCAGGATATACGGAGCTTCTTTCCCCTTTTCAACAGAGAGATATACGCTTCCCGGCTCAAGCTGCTCTTTAACGGGGGTCCGCCGGCGATTTTCTCTCCCCAGCTCCACGCGGGGCTCTTTCCCAGCCGCAAACAGGGGATGCCCCCTCAGGTCCACCATATAACCGTCTCCTCCATCAATACCGATAAAGGCGAGGTCCTGGCACTTTTCGCGGTACAGGATGTAACGCGGGAGCATAACAGAAGCGCGGAACTCCGAAGGCTGCACCAGCTTGCCAGAGAGGAGATTGTTCAGCGCAAAAAGGCCGAGGAGGAACTGACAGAGGCCCTGGATCAGAACAGAGCCCTGCTGAGGGAGAACCAGCACCGGATAAAAAACAACCTTGCCACGCTGATCAGCCTCCTGGAGCTGCAGAAGAACAACCTCTTTGATCCCCGGGACGAGGAGATTCTGACACTGCTTATCAACCGGGTATATTCCATTCAGCGGGTCCATAAGCACCTTTCCGAAAATGCGGACACCCCGGACATCCGCCTGGATGCCTATCTGAAGGACCTGACGGAGAACATGATAAACGCCGCCGCCGCGGAGGAAAAAGAGAAGCGGCCGGAAGTGCGAATCCATGCAGATCCGGTGGAACTGAAGATAAAGACGGCCATTCCCGTGGGGATGATAATCGCCGAATTAATTACCAACTCCCTGAAACACTCTTTCGGAAGCTCCAGGGAAACACAGAATACAATAAGCATCTCCACCCGGCTGGACACCAGGGGAATGCTTACCCTCAGGTACCGGGATTCAGGAAATACCGGCGGTGAGCCCCGGGAAGGGGGACTGGGAATCCGACTGAACGAGGCCTTCGCCGATCAGCTCGGCGGAAGTCTGCGGAGGGAGCCGGAAATGGGAAATGTTACTGTTCTGGAATTCCCGCTTAAGCAGCAATAAGCCGATGTTGACATCCGGCCCCCTCTGTGATGTTATGAAAGCTGCAGCTGAAAGCGCTTACAAATCTTCGGGAGACGGACTGGCGGATCCATGAACATCTACGACATAGCCCGGGAGGCCGGGGTATCCA is a window encoding:
- a CDS encoding type II toxin-antitoxin system PemK/MazF family toxin — translated: MGMVIRQYEVFLVNLDPTIGHEIQKTRPCLVVSPNEMNSSIKTVIIAPMTTKSHSYPTRVSVHFQGKNGWVVLDQLRTVDQSRLIRKLGIVRKKEIEKIKSVLQEMLVD
- a CDS encoding AbrB/MazE/SpoVT family DNA-binding domain-containing protein encodes the protein MIISVIPIGNSKGIRIPKGILKQLEIDEKVELEVRDKEILIKPVKTRPREGWEEAFTEMHKNGDDALMFPEILDQESFEWEW
- a CDS encoding mannose-1-phosphate guanylyltransferase; the protein is MKKESIVPNVMILAGGSGTRLWPASTKEVPKQYMAVRDGRSLLNLTLQRAAALRPERIMIVTLASQAEQAAEELATWAGEEQGGLPELIVLPEPAARNTAPAIAAGAAALEQLGGENEAVLVLPADHLIEPVERFASDIASAADAASAGSIVTFGIAPTRPETGYGYIEAGEPISGEMGKRQKIRKVRRFREKPDSATAQQFLEAGNFTWNSGMFLFSLGAFVAELEQHAPEVHRLYTSLLSVSVKTSASGVSVILDSPEVARIYTSAPSISIDYAVMEKTDRAAVLPASFSWNDIGSWDEYSRVFPESVPARGEVSSEGCFVLSDLPVSLVGVRDLIVVIRNGRALVCRKGDSQGVKDALNELPEEWR
- the ilvE gene encoding branched-chain-amino-acid transaminase, which codes for MAAKGFTLSIYPWVYVAQSENSGWKEEFQEKPHKTPAQEAAMGEAELNELLARRNSFADLPLVNYTTQYGMGCFEGLKAFPQKDGSLKLFRPDRNARRFRSSMEGLKMPSYPEETFVKAVRETVRRNRDIGFAPDYDPAWEAGDFAEGHAVYVRPFSYSEPAIGLGLSVSPWVVIITTPVGAYFRPGNSKAVTTDKVRAFPGGTGWIKCDANYVVPILAKKEAEAQGYMEAIFLDAEHKEYVEEGSSCNIFFVLKNGTLVTPDLSDTILPGITRASVIQLAKDLGVNVEERRISIHEVMDSAVEAFVTGTAAGISYFESITHKGQTKVFNGGKIGDTTRELQVDLKGIQYGSREDRHGWMVQV
- the flcA gene encoding periplasmic flagellar collar protein FlcA, coding for MPRLEEIEQFKAELNSLGHEPSILAERGERLEDISAPEAELDEDLDALLNLSGESETEEEPFGGIEEETAPELPDEDEDIFGIDTGEDQMPPVDTGEEDDFSIPEDLLSGLDFEEETGEESSAGEDEFSLPDEFDLAGEEPGEEASDEGFALPDDIAPSPEGEESFDEGFSLPDELSEDLFSPEGMDFTGEEAGTEEAEELAEESLDLSEEDFSLPEEEAFFPEEQETPEEEPEGVEEFEIPEEFAEAADILSMEDEEPAAEAEDFSPPDTAEEIPEEEELSFDDDDIGEMDFSMPEGFPFEEAEAPEAPPAARSGEAVSDDFEIPTAGDIEDIDEANFEVDEFSLGDLGEQFGEIEEPLDTLTEEELNPALAVSEELPSGDEELDLDEDEFQRLQETLNQQPLNLKIAIEELIGEQNLSGPHLQKLVRALVEGKSSKELAAIVGSITGKKIRIPSRYEKRSGAEFEEEKGTFAYAFRQNILPILRLVAGGALLLGMIAFLGFTFVYRPIHAIVLYNAGYRHLEEDSYREANLFFDDAVEEWRYKNQYFRFAEGFQDKRQYSLAADKYEELLRGHISFGDEAGGQIVKLPDIKRIRGKERQALLDYAHMESDKLENFEHAEKLLAVLLNQDKYDYEALLAAGDNYLDWGEYDYERYEEARRSYATLIQQYGAKYELLFRMLRYFIRTDNYTEVTRLKEQFQANSRLEVEPDAYAELGGYLLDKNDIGDVRPILQRAMDADRTLPETHYHLARYFRRVEEPVEERKALDFAEYYFEEVRPLGKTRLKLLTDTYDRQGEADYEDGQYLTAEEYFLKARDQYEDALERRILEPESMFGRIYRNLGNLYYYIAAEFDSAFDMFSAAQENGYKSPEMHYKKGYIHYNREDYRDSLAEFHLAADLFSLNENLLFATGNALFMRSDFFAAQGYYTHLLDRLEQQRRELSVLLPDEREEDRALIERLIRVNNNLGVTLQRLSLATGDREKFSRALVHFTDSMEMFDLLGRDQETMERGSAVNLGYLNQRAMLYPVENYDLQIYRDIPLDLETLSMR